In Thermococcus thioreducens, a genomic segment contains:
- a CDS encoding RNA-binding protein — protein MELKVKHPLSKKEVKEIIREMSETFGEEIAKKMLNKKDRVEVAEFDKTTEILLVNGRPFFIRRKDLIFPLVIALYELSNEEDLRKWPRRVVVDAGAVPFIIKGADVMAAGITDADENIREGDFVFVVEEDYGRPLAIGIALMSGKAMKEKPKGKAVKNIHHAKDRIWELTVG, from the coding sequence ATGGAGCTCAAAGTCAAGCACCCGCTCAGCAAGAAGGAAGTCAAAGAGATAATCCGTGAGATGAGCGAGACTTTCGGTGAGGAGATAGCGAAGAAGATGCTGAACAAGAAGGACAGGGTCGAGGTTGCTGAATTTGACAAGACAACTGAGATACTCCTCGTTAACGGCAGGCCATTCTTCATCAGGAGAAAAGACCTCATATTCCCGCTGGTCATAGCCCTCTACGAGCTCTCCAACGAAGAAGATTTGAGGAAGTGGCCGAGAAGGGTAGTGGTCGACGCCGGTGCGGTGCCGTTCATCATCAAGGGCGCGGACGTTATGGCCGCGGGAATAACCGATGCCGATGAGAACATCAGGGAGGGCGACTTCGTCTTCGTGGTGGAGGAGGACTACGGAAGGCCTTTGGCCATTGGCATCGCCCTGATGAGCGGTAAGGCCATGAAGGAGAAGCCCAAGGGGAAAGCAGTGAAGAACATCCACCACGCCAAGGACAGGATCTGGGAGCTGACGGTGGGCTGA
- a CDS encoding TMEM165/GDT1 family protein, with protein MDGVLAIFFAIFLAELGDKTQLATMAFAAKYGWRVAFMGAILGLAAVNLIGALLGDKLGNMVPLEVVHKFAGALFIVFGVLMILGKL; from the coding sequence ATGGACGGGGTTCTGGCCATCTTCTTTGCCATTTTTCTGGCAGAGCTAGGTGACAAAACCCAGCTGGCGACGATGGCTTTTGCGGCCAAGTACGGCTGGAGAGTAGCGTTTATGGGGGCCATTCTGGGTCTCGCAGCGGTAAACCTCATCGGGGCACTTCTCGGCGACAAGCTCGGCAACATGGTGCCCCTGGAGGTCGTTCACAAGTTCGCGGGAGCACTTTTCATTGTTTTCGGTGTTCTCATGATACTCGGAAAGCTCTAG
- a CDS encoding adenylyltransferase/cytidyltransferase family protein has translation MGEKESGRKIRVLVGGVFDILHVGHIHFLSQAKALGDELIVIVAHDETVRRQKRREPVNSAEDRAELLRALKMVDEVYIGSPGSIDYELVKRINPDIVAIGPDQRFSCERLKDELREHGIDAEVIRIPYLYKRDRAKTSKIIQRIIETFCD, from the coding sequence ATGGGGGAAAAAGAAAGCGGAAGGAAAATCCGCGTCTTGGTTGGGGGAGTTTTCGACATCCTGCACGTCGGCCACATCCACTTTCTCAGCCAGGCCAAGGCACTGGGAGACGAGTTGATAGTAATAGTCGCCCATGACGAGACCGTTAGGAGACAGAAGCGTAGGGAACCGGTGAACAGTGCCGAAGACAGGGCAGAACTGTTGAGGGCCCTCAAGATGGTGGACGAGGTCTACATAGGCTCCCCAGGGAGCATAGACTACGAGCTGGTGAAGCGGATAAACCCAGATATAGTCGCAATAGGGCCCGACCAGAGATTCAGCTGCGAGCGCCTTAAGGATGAACTGAGGGAGCACGGCATAGACGCCGAGGTCATAAGGATACCCTACCTCTACAAGAGGGACAGGGCGAAGACCAGCAAAATAATCCAGAGGATAATAGAAACGTTCTGCGACTGA
- a CDS encoding ribbon-helix-helix domain-containing protein, whose translation MSRMRIISVQLPQGLINAMDQLVKKGVYPNRSEIIREAIRELLKKELYQLETEERSTPDYILK comes from the coding sequence ATGAGCAGAATGCGTATCATCAGTGTACAGCTCCCCCAGGGCTTGATTAACGCCATGGATCAGCTGGTTAAGAAGGGTGTTTACCCCAACAGAAGCGAAATCATCAGGGAGGCTATTCGCGAGCTTTTGAAGAAGGAGCTTTATCAGCTTGAGACTGAGGAACGCTCAACGCCTGACTACATCCTGAAATAA
- the pyrF gene encoding orotidine-5'-phosphate decarboxylase, translated as MKKLILALDVYDRKRALEIAECTAEYLWAIKVNWPLIIGSGLGIITELKQVTGLPIIADLKLADIPNTNRLIASKVFEAGADYVIAHGFVGKDSVKAVMELGNTIIVVEMSHPGAREFIQPATDKLIELANKLEPFGVIAPATRPERVSYIRSKLKPGLKILTPGVGAQGGKVREVLKAGADYIIVGRSIYASENPRESARRIFEEIKEVV; from the coding sequence ATGAAAAAGCTTATTCTCGCCCTTGACGTGTACGACCGAAAGAGGGCACTTGAGATAGCGGAGTGCACGGCGGAATACCTCTGGGCAATTAAGGTTAACTGGCCGCTGATAATAGGCTCTGGCTTGGGCATCATCACCGAGCTCAAACAGGTTACGGGACTGCCCATAATAGCCGACTTGAAGCTCGCCGATATACCAAACACCAACAGGCTGATAGCGAGTAAAGTTTTCGAGGCCGGGGCGGACTACGTAATAGCCCACGGCTTCGTTGGAAAGGACAGTGTTAAGGCTGTTATGGAGCTCGGGAATACCATAATCGTCGTGGAGATGAGCCACCCCGGAGCGAGGGAGTTCATCCAGCCGGCGACAGACAAACTAATCGAACTGGCCAACAAACTTGAGCCCTTTGGAGTTATAGCGCCCGCAACGCGGCCAGAGCGCGTTTCGTACATACGCTCTAAGCTGAAGCCGGGGCTCAAAATTCTCACCCCGGGCGTCGGAGCCCAGGGCGGTAAAGTGAGAGAGGTTTTAAAGGCCGGTGCCGACTACATCATAGTGGGGCGGTCTATTTACGCCAGTGAGAACCCCAGAGAGAGCGCGAGGAGGATTTTTGAGGAGATAAAGGAGGTGGTCTAA
- the cgi121 gene encoding KEOPS complex subunit Cgi121, protein MREIKENLHITKVHVKNAESLIPKLGGDVQIVSAECWEAVAFAALMALRSFERNTNHARTLGGELLIRLAGTLQIKDAIARNGIKNGENYLVVFGTRERALKVLSELNLSELPMADCEREKVKTFFEKAALVEVL, encoded by the coding sequence ATGAGAGAGATAAAGGAAAACCTCCACATCACAAAAGTCCACGTGAAAAACGCCGAGAGCCTTATTCCAAAACTTGGAGGGGACGTTCAGATAGTCAGTGCCGAGTGCTGGGAAGCCGTGGCATTTGCAGCATTGATGGCGCTCCGTTCTTTTGAGAGAAATACAAACCATGCGAGAACCCTCGGGGGAGAACTGCTCATTCGCCTGGCTGGGACGCTCCAGATAAAAGATGCCATAGCCCGAAACGGCATAAAAAACGGTGAGAACTATTTGGTTGTCTTCGGGACCCGCGAAAGGGCCTTGAAAGTGCTGAGCGAACTCAACCTTAGCGAGCTTCCAATGGCCGACTGTGAGAGGGAAAAAGTGAAAACTTTTTTTGAAAAAGCGGCACTTGTTGAAGTTTTGTAG
- a CDS encoding diphthine--ammonia ligase translates to MRVAVLYSGGKDSNYALYWALKQGFEVKYLVSMVSESDESYMYHVPNIHLTELQAKAIGIPLVKGFTSGEKEKEVEDMKAVLEGLKIEGVVAGALASEYQKKRVDRVAKELGIESFAPAWHRDPIEYMREIIGIFDVVMVGTAAYGLDESWLGRRIDEKALEELVKLHEKYKIHVVGEGGEFETFVRDAPFFRARIVFDEVEKKWSECSYSGVLEVKRAHLEWK, encoded by the coding sequence ATGCGCGTTGCCGTGCTGTATTCGGGCGGGAAGGACTCTAACTACGCCCTCTACTGGGCTCTGAAGCAGGGGTTCGAGGTCAAATACCTTGTCTCGATGGTAAGCGAGAGCGACGAGAGCTACATGTACCACGTGCCGAACATCCACCTCACAGAGCTCCAGGCGAAGGCGATAGGAATTCCCCTCGTCAAGGGCTTTACCAGCGGCGAGAAGGAGAAGGAAGTTGAGGACATGAAGGCCGTCCTTGAGGGGCTTAAGATAGAAGGCGTCGTTGCCGGTGCTCTGGCCAGTGAGTACCAGAAGAAGCGCGTTGACAGGGTAGCAAAGGAGCTCGGCATAGAGAGCTTTGCCCCGGCCTGGCACCGCGACCCAATCGAGTATATGCGCGAGATAATCGGCATCTTTGATGTTGTCATGGTCGGCACGGCCGCCTACGGCCTCGACGAGAGCTGGCTCGGAAGGAGGATTGACGAGAAAGCTTTGGAGGAACTTGTGAAGCTCCATGAGAAGTATAAAATCCACGTGGTCGGAGAGGGCGGTGAGTTCGAGACCTTTGTGAGAGATGCCCCCTTCTTCAGGGCGAGGATAGTCTTCGATGAGGTCGAGAAGAAGTGGAGCGAATGCAGCTATTCGGGCGTGCTTGAGGTGAAGAGGGCTCATCTTGAGTGGAAGTAG
- a CDS encoding inositol-3-phosphate synthase, which translates to MVRVVILGQGYVASIFASGLEKIKAGKMEPYGVPLADELPIKIKDIQIVGSYDVDKGKVGKDLYEVVKAYDPEAPESLKGITIRKGIHLRSLRNLPIEATGLEDEMTLREAVEHLVNEWKELKAEVFINVCTTEAFVPFGSREELEKAIAEDNRERLTATQVYAYAIAQYAKEVGGAAFVNAIPTLIANDPAFVELAKESNMVIFGDDGATGATPLTADVLSHLAQRNRYVLDIAQFNIGGNNDFLALTDKERNKSKEFTKSSVVKELLGYDAPHYIKPTGFLEPLGDKKFIAMHIEYVSFNGARDELVITGRINDSPALAGLLVDLVRLGKIALEKGAFGTVYEVNAFYMKNPGSKERGNIPRIIAHEKMRAWAGLKPRWL; encoded by the coding sequence ATGGTCAGGGTTGTCATACTCGGACAGGGATACGTTGCTAGCATTTTTGCGAGCGGCCTTGAGAAGATAAAGGCCGGAAAGATGGAGCCGTACGGAGTCCCCCTTGCCGACGAGCTCCCGATTAAAATCAAGGACATCCAGATAGTCGGTTCCTACGACGTTGATAAAGGCAAGGTCGGAAAGGACCTCTACGAGGTCGTCAAAGCCTACGATCCGGAGGCACCGGAGAGCCTCAAGGGCATCACAATCAGGAAGGGAATCCACTTGAGGAGCCTCAGGAACCTTCCGATCGAGGCCACTGGGCTTGAGGACGAGATGACGCTCAGAGAAGCGGTCGAACACCTCGTTAACGAGTGGAAGGAGCTCAAGGCGGAGGTCTTCATCAACGTCTGCACCACCGAAGCTTTTGTCCCCTTTGGAAGCAGGGAGGAGCTTGAGAAGGCCATCGCAGAGGACAACAGGGAGAGGCTCACGGCGACCCAGGTCTACGCCTATGCCATAGCCCAGTACGCCAAGGAGGTCGGAGGCGCTGCCTTCGTCAACGCGATTCCAACGCTGATAGCCAACGACCCGGCCTTCGTCGAGCTCGCCAAGGAGAGCAACATGGTTATCTTCGGCGACGACGGCGCCACCGGCGCCACTCCGCTCACCGCAGATGTGCTGAGCCACCTCGCCCAGAGGAACCGCTATGTCCTAGACATAGCCCAGTTCAACATCGGCGGAAACAACGACTTCCTGGCTTTGACCGACAAGGAGAGGAACAAGAGCAAGGAGTTCACCAAGAGCTCGGTCGTCAAGGAGCTCCTCGGCTACGATGCACCGCACTACATCAAGCCGACGGGCTTCCTTGAGCCGCTCGGAGACAAGAAGTTTATCGCCATGCACATCGAGTACGTCAGCTTCAACGGTGCCAGGGATGAGCTGGTTATCACCGGCAGGATAAACGACAGCCCGGCTCTGGCAGGACTGCTCGTCGACCTTGTGAGACTTGGAAAGATAGCCCTTGAGAAGGGGGCCTTCGGAACGGTCTACGAGGTCAACGCCTTCTACATGAAGAACCCGGGATCTAAGGAGAGGGGCAACATACCGCGCATCATCGCCCACGAGAAGATGAGGGCTTGGGCCGGTCTGAAACCGAGATGGCTTTGA
- a CDS encoding bifunctional L-myo-inositol-1-phosphate cytidylyltransferase/CDP-L-myo-inositol myo-inositolphosphotransferase, whose protein sequence is MVPKTAVILAAGLGTRMGERPKGLLKVARREILYRTLTLLGQNGVERFVIVTNERYAPFYREFLKQSSFNAELVINPEPEKGNGHSLHLVKNHVSGRFVLVMGDHVYGEEFIREALRGSGLIADRKPRWTDVGEATKLKVEDGRVTEIGKKLEGWDAVDTGFFVFDDTIFEITDALERERGGDYPLSEIVKRAELPVTFLDGLPWIDVDTPSDLRMAKRMLVKTAVKGTGDGFISRHLNRKVSTEISCLLAEKVTPNQMTVITFVLGMVSAFLTLVSLPLAGILYQISSILDGVDGELARAQLRESRFGGYIDSILDRYVDGTFLALLAYSALREPLWYLIALFALLGSVMVSYSTERFKAAYGEDTYGSIPALRKLPGKRDERIFTTMLFLLHPVGASVKALFLLLAVLTNLRVGLTTYFVHKKVSYPKTI, encoded by the coding sequence ATGGTGCCAAAAACGGCGGTAATTCTGGCGGCAGGCCTGGGGACGAGGATGGGGGAGAGGCCCAAGGGGCTCCTGAAAGTCGCCCGGAGGGAGATCCTGTACCGGACGCTTACCCTCCTCGGACAAAACGGCGTTGAGAGGTTCGTGATAGTCACCAACGAACGCTATGCACCTTTTTACCGGGAATTCCTTAAGCAGAGCAGTTTCAATGCCGAGCTGGTAATCAACCCCGAACCTGAAAAGGGCAACGGGCACTCCCTCCACCTGGTCAAAAACCACGTCTCTGGAAGATTCGTTCTGGTGATGGGCGACCACGTTTACGGTGAGGAATTCATCAGGGAAGCCCTTAGGGGAAGCGGCCTGATAGCCGATAGAAAACCGAGATGGACGGACGTGGGCGAGGCGACGAAGCTCAAGGTTGAAGACGGCAGGGTGACGGAGATAGGGAAGAAGCTTGAGGGATGGGACGCGGTCGATACGGGCTTCTTTGTCTTCGATGACACAATATTCGAGATAACAGATGCGCTGGAGAGGGAGAGAGGAGGAGACTACCCCTTAAGCGAGATTGTTAAGAGGGCCGAACTGCCAGTTACCTTCCTCGACGGCCTCCCCTGGATTGATGTTGACACGCCCTCTGACCTCAGGATGGCCAAGAGGATGCTCGTCAAGACCGCGGTGAAGGGAACGGGCGACGGGTTCATCAGCAGGCACCTCAACAGGAAAGTTTCAACCGAGATAAGCTGCCTCCTCGCCGAGAAGGTCACCCCGAACCAGATGACCGTCATTACATTTGTCCTAGGAATGGTCTCGGCCTTTCTGACACTAGTCAGCCTTCCGCTGGCTGGAATACTGTATCAGATTAGCTCAATCCTCGACGGCGTTGACGGGGAGCTGGCGAGGGCCCAGCTCAGGGAAAGCAGGTTCGGGGGCTACATCGACTCTATCCTCGACCGCTACGTTGACGGCACGTTTCTGGCCCTCCTGGCCTATTCGGCCCTCAGAGAGCCCCTTTGGTATCTAATAGCCCTCTTTGCACTCCTCGGCTCAGTGATGGTGAGCTACTCGACCGAGAGGTTCAAGGCCGCCTACGGTGAGGACACCTACGGCTCGATTCCCGCCCTAAGAAAGCTCCCCGGCAAGAGGGACGAGAGAATCTTCACCACCATGCTCTTTCTTCTGCATCCGGTCGGGGCTTCGGTTAAGGCACTCTTCCTCCTGCTCGCTGTGCTCACGAACCTGCGGGTGGGCCTCACCACATATTTCGTCCATAAAAAAGTTTCGTATCCGAAAACTATTTAA
- the ftsZ gene encoding cell division protein FtsZ: protein MVFKLLEQAGIKLDLDDEPRTAKFEGFSDENLEDLIRIVIVGVGGSGNNTITRLYELGVQGAELIAMNTDAQHLARTKAHKKLLLGKEITQGKGSGGNPEIGYRAAEASAHEIAETIGDADLVFITAGMGNGTGTGAAPVVAKVIKERARHNGRFREPLVVSVVTYPFKNEGKIRIEKAKAGIKALMYYSDTVIIIENDKLLKLVPKLPINAAFRFADEIIARMVKGITETIKLPSMVNIDFADVYSVMHNGGAALIGIGESDSSNRAVDAVKNALENKMLEVEYGSGDRALVHFTVGPDVSLGEINDAMNIVYEKLGEKSEIKWGARIDEDMGKVVRAMVIMTGVKSPHILGGEHALRVGSSFKENIIAPEPVKPFKSADNGFDKIFTTIAKKEKKELPPYAKRVLDDFIDIA from the coding sequence ATGGTATTTAAACTCCTGGAACAGGCCGGAATAAAGCTTGATCTGGACGACGAGCCCAGAACCGCAAAGTTTGAGGGGTTCTCCGACGAAAACCTTGAGGATCTGATACGAATCGTCATAGTCGGCGTCGGCGGTTCTGGAAACAACACCATAACCAGGCTCTATGAGCTTGGCGTTCAGGGTGCGGAGCTCATAGCCATGAACACCGACGCCCAGCACCTTGCCAGGACGAAGGCCCATAAGAAGCTTCTCCTCGGCAAGGAGATAACTCAGGGGAAGGGCTCCGGCGGGAACCCTGAGATAGGCTACCGGGCGGCGGAGGCGAGCGCCCACGAGATTGCCGAGACCATTGGTGACGCCGATCTCGTGTTCATAACCGCTGGTATGGGCAACGGCACCGGTACAGGGGCCGCTCCAGTTGTTGCCAAGGTTATCAAGGAGCGTGCCAGGCACAACGGCCGCTTTAGGGAGCCCCTTGTAGTAAGCGTTGTAACCTACCCGTTCAAGAACGAGGGTAAGATAAGGATTGAGAAGGCCAAAGCGGGAATAAAGGCCCTCATGTACTACTCCGACACCGTCATCATAATCGAGAACGACAAGCTCCTCAAGCTCGTTCCGAAGCTCCCCATCAATGCCGCCTTCCGCTTCGCCGACGAGATAATAGCCAGGATGGTTAAGGGCATCACCGAGACCATAAAGCTCCCGTCGATGGTTAACATCGATTTCGCCGACGTTTATAGCGTCATGCACAACGGTGGTGCCGCTCTGATAGGAATCGGTGAGAGTGACTCAAGCAACAGAGCGGTCGACGCGGTCAAGAACGCGCTCGAAAACAAGATGCTTGAGGTCGAGTACGGTAGCGGGGACAGGGCACTGGTTCACTTCACCGTTGGTCCCGACGTGAGCCTCGGTGAGATAAACGACGCTATGAACATCGTTTACGAGAAGCTCGGCGAAAAGAGCGAAATCAAGTGGGGTGCAAGGATAGACGAGGACATGGGCAAGGTCGTCAGGGCGATGGTCATCATGACCGGCGTTAAGAGCCCGCACATCCTGGGCGGTGAGCACGCCCTCCGCGTTGGCTCCTCCTTCAAGGAGAACATCATAGCCCCGGAACCAGTTAAGCCATTCAAGTCGGCAGACAACGGCTTCGACAAGATATTCACGACAATCGCCAAGAAGGAGAAGAAGGAACTCCCGCCCTACGCGAAAAGGGTTCTCGATGACTTTATAGATATAGCCTGA
- a CDS encoding DUF4443 domain-containing protein, translated as MSWKRGAYPEFTLEDAVAVLFMLQNPAGRKAISEALDLGEGSVRTLLRKLSWRGLIRSTQRGHSLNDEGMKLLERLSEHFSEVQKVGEVEGYPAYGLVVRNPPEFKSIELRDEAIRFFARGALILVVKDGEPVFPEDERPLGETMPELAKNLKQSFRPSEGDLVVVTWAEKEADAMKSAYHVALALKGDGLPEEIKSLVR; from the coding sequence ATGAGCTGGAAGAGGGGAGCCTATCCCGAGTTCACGCTTGAGGATGCCGTTGCGGTTCTTTTTATGCTCCAGAACCCGGCGGGGAGGAAGGCCATATCCGAGGCCTTAGACCTTGGAGAGGGCAGTGTCAGGACTCTTTTGAGGAAGCTTTCATGGCGAGGCCTTATACGCTCAACCCAGCGCGGACACTCACTTAACGATGAAGGAATGAAGCTCCTCGAGAGGCTCTCAGAGCACTTCTCCGAGGTTCAGAAGGTTGGAGAGGTCGAAGGCTACCCTGCATACGGCCTGGTGGTCAGAAATCCGCCGGAGTTCAAGAGCATCGAGCTCCGCGACGAGGCCATAAGGTTCTTCGCGAGGGGCGCGCTGATACTCGTAGTCAAAGATGGTGAGCCAGTTTTTCCGGAGGATGAGAGGCCCCTGGGTGAAACCATGCCAGAGCTTGCGAAGAACCTCAAACAATCCTTCAGGCCCAGCGAAGGTGATCTGGTCGTGGTAACTTGGGCGGAGAAAGAGGCCGACGCCATGAAGAGCGCCTACCACGTTGCACTGGCCCTCAAGGGCGACGGACTGCCTGAGGAGATAAAGTCCCTCGTGAGGTGA
- a CDS encoding pyridoxal phosphate-dependent aminotransferase, whose protein sequence is MKYKKRKYFLAGRINLIQRSKIRELFEKAKKMDDVISLGIGEPDFDTPQVIKEAAKRAIDEGYTHYTPNAGIPEFREAIAEYYKTHYKVDVSPGDIIVTAGAYEATYLAFQTLLEQDDDVIIPDPAFVCYVEDAKIAEAGIIRIPLREENDFQIDPDELVEAITKRTRMLVLNYPNNPTGAILKKKTVKAIADIAEDYNLYILSDEPYEHFLYEGAKHYPMIKYAPDNTILANSFSKTFAMTGWRLGFTIAPTQVIRDMIKLHAYVIGNVTSFIQIAGITALRDKRSWEAVEKMRQTYAERRRLVLKHLNRMPHITPFKPKGAFYIWAKIDPGLDMSSEDFAEWLLENTRVVVIPGTAFGKAGEGWIRISYATKKSQLIEAMQRMNEALSKL, encoded by the coding sequence ATGAAGTATAAAAAGCGCAAATATTTCCTTGCTGGCAGGATAAACCTCATTCAGCGCTCAAAAATCAGGGAGCTTTTTGAGAAGGCAAAGAAGATGGACGATGTTATATCCCTCGGCATCGGTGAACCGGACTTTGACACTCCCCAGGTCATCAAGGAGGCCGCGAAAAGGGCGATAGATGAAGGCTACACCCACTACACTCCCAACGCGGGCATCCCCGAGTTCCGCGAGGCTATTGCCGAATACTACAAGACCCATTACAAGGTTGACGTTTCTCCCGGGGATATAATAGTCACGGCCGGTGCCTATGAGGCCACTTACCTGGCCTTCCAGACCCTCCTTGAGCAGGATGATGACGTTATCATCCCAGACCCCGCGTTCGTCTGCTACGTAGAGGACGCCAAGATAGCCGAGGCGGGGATCATCAGGATACCCCTCAGGGAAGAGAACGATTTCCAGATAGACCCCGATGAGCTCGTTGAGGCCATAACCAAGCGCACGAGGATGCTGGTTCTCAACTATCCCAACAACCCCACCGGTGCGATCCTCAAGAAGAAGACCGTGAAAGCAATAGCGGATATAGCAGAGGACTACAACCTCTACATACTCAGCGACGAGCCCTACGAGCACTTCCTCTACGAGGGTGCCAAGCACTATCCGATGATAAAGTACGCCCCCGACAACACGATTCTGGCGAACAGCTTCTCCAAGACATTTGCCATGACAGGCTGGCGCCTTGGCTTCACCATAGCCCCAACCCAGGTCATCAGGGACATGATAAAGCTCCACGCCTACGTCATTGGAAACGTCACATCATTCATCCAGATAGCGGGAATAACAGCTCTCAGGGACAAGCGCAGCTGGGAAGCTGTTGAAAAGATGCGCCAGACCTACGCCGAGAGGAGGAGGCTCGTCCTCAAACATCTCAACAGGATGCCCCACATAACGCCGTTCAAGCCAAAGGGAGCGTTCTACATCTGGGCAAAGATCGACCCGGGCCTGGACATGAGCAGCGAGGACTTCGCGGAGTGGCTCCTCGAAAACACTCGCGTCGTCGTCATTCCAGGGACTGCCTTTGGAAAGGCCGGTGAGGGCTGGATAAGAATAAGCTACGCCACCAAGAAGAGCCAGCTCATCGAGGCAATGCAGAGGATGAACGAGGCCCTGTCAAAGCTATAA
- a CDS encoding ParA family protein, translating into MAVVISVANQKGGVGKTTLTMNLGHALAAMGKRVLLVDIDPQFNLTFGLIGMDVLQYGDSNVGTLMTRESDIEDTIVEVRENLHLIPSHLNLSAREIEIINAYNRERRLEKALTPILPDYDYVLIDNPPSMGIFLVNSLTASDYVLIPLELSYFGVIGMQLMFNLMRMIREETNENLKLLGLVPNKFTRQTKVPKMRLKELKATYPDAPILTTIPKAIALEKAQSQGMSIFEFDGDGRASKALLKLAREVVEIVEG; encoded by the coding sequence GTGGCCGTCGTAATCAGCGTAGCCAATCAGAAGGGCGGGGTCGGGAAGACCACTCTGACCATGAACCTCGGCCATGCATTAGCGGCCATGGGCAAGAGGGTTCTTCTCGTTGACATAGACCCCCAGTTCAACCTTACCTTTGGACTGATAGGCATGGACGTCCTCCAGTACGGGGACAGCAACGTGGGGACGCTGATGACCAGGGAGAGCGATATCGAGGACACAATCGTCGAGGTGAGGGAGAACCTCCACCTAATTCCAAGCCACCTAAATCTCTCCGCCAGGGAGATAGAGATCATCAACGCCTACAACCGTGAAAGGCGCCTTGAGAAGGCCCTAACTCCGATACTGCCTGACTATGACTACGTCCTCATAGACAACCCACCGAGTATGGGAATTTTCCTGGTCAACTCGCTCACTGCCTCGGACTACGTTCTGATACCCCTTGAGCTGAGCTACTTTGGAGTCATAGGCATGCAGCTCATGTTCAACCTCATGCGCATGATCCGCGAGGAGACCAACGAGAACCTGAAGTTACTCGGCCTCGTCCCCAACAAGTTCACCCGCCAGACGAAGGTTCCGAAGATGCGTCTCAAGGAGCTTAAGGCCACCTACCCCGATGCCCCAATACTGACCACGATCCCGAAGGCGATAGCCCTGGAGAAGGCCCAGAGCCAGGGGATGAGCATATTTGAGTTCGACGGGGATGGTAGGGCCTCCAAGGCTCTTCTAAAACTCGCGAGAGAGGTGGTTGAGATTGTCGAAGGATAA